CAGGACGTTACTGTGGAGAGAGCAGCCTAGCACTCTCAGGGCTGGAGAAGGGATGTGACTTGTCCAGAGAGGCAGGTCGGTATCTAGAGCTAGGCTTCTAAATTTCCAGGCCAGTGCCGTTTCTCAAATGAGATTAACtgggattaagtgagatgatgcaTGTAAAGATGCTGTGTGAACTATAATTCCTCATACCATTATCACGCATTATTGGgatcatttcattatttctgcttCCTGGGGGAAGAATGCAGAAGGGGCCTGACCCTTGGCCTCCTTTACCTCCTTCAGTTTGTGGCCAAAGCAAAGGAGAACACTGGGGCCCCAAGGTGCAGGCAGGAGTTGGGTTTGGGGCTGGCCTCATCCTGATTCAGCCTTTCAACCTCTCTTAACCTTAAGCACACACTGGCTGTTCTCACCTTGCTTCCAACACCCAGACTgtccattctcccctccctctccagcctgctGCATAGCTAACCTGAGAATCACACACAACAGAGCCTCCTTCTCCATGCTCTGTTGCCTCCATGCTTTCAAGGCTTCTATCTGTGTCTGTCCCACACTGCACCAAGCATCACTGTGCACCAGAGCTTCCAGCCCCTTCTGAAGGGTCTCCTCTCCTTTCAGAGATGGACTGCATATGAAGAACACATCTCTGTAATTGTGCTCACCTCCTCACCTATgctcttttctgtcttccttgaCCAAACCTCCCTTTGGGTTAGAAAAAGCCTGCTTTGGCCATAGTTGCTATGGAGATGAGTCTCTCAATCCCCAATAGCTGACGACAGTCACCTGGCCTCACTACCATGGGAGGGGGCGAGTCAGAGACCAAAGTGACCTCTAGGGCTGTACTCCTGCCAGCTGAGCATCTTTGTTCTGGAAGTTCAAAGCCAGCAAAGCACTGAGGTAGGAGCCAAGCCTAGATGTGTCCCAGGTACTTCATCTTCACGTCACCTCTCCCCCACAGATCCCTCTAGAAGTTGCcaaatttctctctttgtctGTTCATCTTCCTAGATTGCATCTCCCCACAAACTAAATGTGAGTTCCCCACCACTTCCAGACCTGATTGCCCAGATTGGGGCCACTGAAGTCAGAGGTCAAAGCAGGATGGGGGTGAACTGACATCTATTAAGCATCTCTTGTGACCTAGCCTCTGTGCTGGGTTCTTTACATGTATTAGCCAATCGAATCCTCCTAAAACTTCAGGCAGGTTACGGAAGGACTATGGCCTACAGCCATGCTGGGTTTTACTTTCTCCAAAGCACTCCCATATCATCTCCTGTGATTATCTCCCGACCCCAGGCCGAACGAATACTGTCCTTCCCATTttaggctgaggctgaggctaaGAGACtggtctgaagtcacacagctatatatatatatagtggagcTAAGACTTGAACTCACGCCTTCTTATGCAAGAGCCCATGATATTTCCACTCAGAAGTCAGAGGAGACCAGGTCTGTGCTGAGGCCAGTCCTAGGCccctcctgggagcccctggcAGAAACCAGGGCATACATCCTGACCTGTCCAGCCCAGCCTGCTGCCTTGTGGTAGACACGGGGCCTTGGGGAAGATGCAGCCAGGTAGAGGGAAAAGGACAAAGAACACAGGCTGGTTTCTGCCCTTGAAGAGCACCTGGTCTAGAGGAGGGTGGAGGTCAAACACACCCCAAACCAGACCGAGGCAGGGCAGCATGGAGGCAGGTGAACAGCCCTTCAGGTCCCCAAGCTGGAGACGGAGAAGACTCTGAGCTGAGGGAGGAGTGGCTGACCACTGAGTCCCAGCTGCCTCCATCCTCATACTCCCACTTTGTGCCAGACAACTTCATAACCTCACTGTTACTGCGATACAGTTTTGTGTCTTTATGCTGTGATTCTGTATCTATGTGGTGCCTCCCAGAGGGACTGTGAGCCCTTTGGGGCAGGGCTCCTCTGGTTCTTAAATGGCACCCTCCTATCTTCCCTCATCAGCCAACTTAGTCTAACACAGGACTCtgcacacagtaaacactcaataaatgctcatttgccaataaattctgtttctttcacaACTTAGAAATGCTCTGTTGTGGGGgaatatagctcaaatggtagagtgcatgcttagcatgcacgaggtcctgggttcagtccccagcacatcctctaaaaataaataaataaacctatacccacccccagaaaaaaaaaaaagaaatactcaatAGAGTTCAAGATGCCAGAAGACAGACTAGGGTCAATGGCATGTCATGAACTCCCCAGAGCTGCAGCTTGGAACAGTGCAGATGTAATTTCAGTGCTGAATAAGCAAGGAGGGCTGTGGTGGCAAATTCCCACTGCCAAAATGGGCATGAGGGGCTCTGGGACCCAGGTGGCACCACAGGGAGGGCATTGAGACATGGGCTGGCTATGTGGCCTCCAGAGAGAGCAAAAGACAGCCTCTTTTGGTCCCCTCATGCTGGCGATAGCACCGTGTCGGGAAGTCAGGGCAGGGACCCCAGGGTCTGGGACTATACCTAATATTCAACATGTCCAAATCCGTCCTCCTGCGCTTCTCTCCAAACCCGCTTCTCCCACTGTCCTCCCCATCTCAGCTGATGGCAACTCCATCTTTCTAGCTGCTCAGGCCAAAAGGCTTGAGTCATCTGTGACTCCTTGTTCTCACACCCAACCCTGAATCCATCTGTTAGTTCTACTTTCACAAGGCATCCAGGATCCCACCCCTCTCACCTTCAGTACCCCTCCCCGACCCTGCCACCTCAGGGCCAGGCCACCATCTCCCTGTCCCcattcctgcccctcccatctCTTCTCAACCCAGTGGACAGAGGCCTCGTGTCAAAACTTTGTCAACATACAGCAGTCTCCTACTCAGTGTCTCCCTCATTCTCTTGAGTGAATCCTGCTGTCATTTTCGGTGATACACAAGGTctgcccacctccaccacctctcTGTCCTCACTTGCTCCCTCTGCTCCTACAACacaggctgctccctctgcctggaatgttcttacccccacccccacccccaccccatacctGCATagttctttccctctcctcttcaagtctttgctcagatgtcaccaCAATAAGACCTACACGGACACCCATTTCAAATTTCAAAGACCCTCCCCTCCTACCCTTATATGCCCCGTCCCCCTTGACATACTCAATTTTTCCACAACACTTAACCAGATTCTATTGTACCATATAATTTCCATATGTCATTGTTTAGTGtttgtctctctcctttcacTAGAATTTTAGCTCCACAAGGAGGCGTCTGCTAGCTCATGGATatctccccagtgcctagaacagtgcctgggacatagtaagtgctccataaatcTTTGTGGAAAGAATGAATCAATGAGTGACTCTTCCCCAACCCTGGGGATAAGTGGAGTCCTGGCAGCATCACCTGCTGCCAATTACCTTGTCATTTCTACCTCCAGCCCTCAAATGTTTCCAGGGAATCCAGGGGGCCCACTatcaggagaggaggaaggccCCCACCATGAGTGATTCTAACTCTCCCTGCCACATATGGGGCGATCCATCTCCCAGCCCAGAGGGGTCCCAGGAAAGCATTCCTCTAGGGCTGATAGAGGAGGGTCCCAGTGCTCAAGGCAAAGATAATTTCAGCATCTAGGTGCTCTTGTGACAACCTGGGGACAGAGTGACTCTGACGGTTAGAGAAAGGTGGAAGGGTCTCAAGCTCAGGCTTAGGAAATGTAACCAGTTGCCCACATCTGAGCAACCTTAACAGGTAGGGACTCCTTCAGCCACATCAGACTGACAAAACTGTGGGTCCCATCTCAGGTCATTGGGCAAGGTAGAACCTCTGAGTCTGGTTTTCCTCACAGGCAGCTGGGAATTTAATCACACAGTGGAGGCCAAAGCTCTTTGCTGGTGGTAAAGGACTGGGCTCAAATCCTCAAGTAGGAGCTTCCCCTGGTGGCACTGTTGAGTCCTTCCCACTCCAAGAGatggagtttgagatctgcagattcACAATGACAGTGCCTGAAGAGAGAGGATGAAAACGAAGGCTGGAAGGGTGCAGACTGGAGGCAGGTTCAGCAGAGAAGGGACTTGGCCCCCGAGGGCCTCTGGGGTCAACAGGGTCATTGTTCCAGTCTGCAACAGTCTGCACCAGCCTCAGAAGAAGATCCTGAATATAGCGGCCATGCTCTGCCACAGGCAGGGCCTCAGGACCCATggcagaaggacagagagacCTCCTGCCTTAAGAAGAGAGATCTAGGGGTGGAGTTGCTCCATGAGGAaacccagagcccagcaggaaCAATAGCGAGGTTTTTTTCCATccgttttcttctgttttctttggctgTTAGCTGTCATGGAGCCCAGAGCCCGTTCCTCCAGGTCCCTGGCTTTCCTCCgggcccctcccctcagcctgacAGAGGAGCACCTGTTCTCTCCCTCTGCTGCACCCTCTCACTTTGCTCCATACAGAGCCCTAGGGGGCTTTTAAAATTACAGTCACAACATGAAGAAACTTTACTGAGCTTTACTCTAAATGCTTCCCCAAAACATGTCACAGCATGGTGGCGGGGTCTTTAGTGCAGCTCCACTCCACTTGAGTGCAGATCCTGGGAGTGGTTCCCTGACTCCTCTTCCAAGCCTTAGAGGGCCTCCAGCCTCATTCCTCACATGCCTaacctgggggtgggaagagggaggggtgggagagcagctgggagatcagagggaaggggcaagagtggggagggggcacaggacTAGAAGAAAGTGTcacccaggctgggggtgggaagactTGGCTTTGGGGGAACTGAAAAAGACAACATGTAAAAGAAGCAGACATGGAAAATGAGGGAGAGATGCACAGAAAGTCACAGAGATTGAGACAGGGAAAGGTGAAACAGAGAGTGGATAGAAACTGAGAGATGAATAGAGAGGTTGAGACAGAGTTAAGGCTAAGGCTGTAACAACAGAGAAATTGaaaaggggttggggggaggcctGAGAAGGAGACTgaaatgagagaggaagagagagagagaaagagaggaagaagggcagggagactgaagagagagacaaaagactgaaaaagagaggCAGACAGGGTTTGGAGAAAGAgactgaaggagagagggaagaggcagatttcaaaagggagaaaaaatcaAGACTGAGTGAAGATTTGAAGGAAGAGGAGACTAAGGAGCAAGAGAAGGAAAACCTGAGATACAGAGAGGGGAGTGGGCTCTGGCAGGAGGGCGGGAGAGACCAACACTGGCACGGGAAGTCGGAGTGCTCTTGCCCCCTCTCCGCGCCCCACACCGACCCCCACGTCGTGGGGCCTCTTCCCTGACCCAAGACAAAACCGAATCCGGTATGTCCCCTCCAGTCCTATGAACCTCCTTCAGGGACTCGCTGGGATTCTCCAAGAAGGCTATTCTCCTGGAGAAGCAGGGACGGCTGCTGCGGAGGAGTGGGCGCCTCTCGGGGTCCACCGCCTCCTCCCAGGACTGCCCGGGGCTGCCCGGCGTCGAGGACTGCCGAGCTGGGGGCAGGCTGGCACGGGGCCCACTTTCCCCAAAACGCCCCCGCCGCAAGCGGGGAGGCCTGCCAGTGCCCTGCCGGGAGAGGCCGACGACGGCCGGACCGCCCCGAACCGCCCTGCCCGGTCACCCGCCCCCGCCACCGGCCGGCAAGGAGCTGAGTGGAGGTGGCGCTGTCCACAGGGAAGCACATCATTCCAGCCCTGCCGGGGGTGAGGTCGGGTCAGGATGCCCGGGTcgcaggaggaaaaggaggagctgGATCCAGGGCCCgaacagaagaaaagggaagaccACTGCCGGAGATAAAGGCCCAGCGGAGGCAGCCTCCCAGAGGTCAGTAGGACGCGAGAGTCCAGACCCAGCCGAGTCTCCCGGGGAACCCAGCAGAGACAGCGAAGAGGAGAGCGCGGGAGACGCCCAGAGCGCACAATGCGCGGGTCCCAGGCCGCCGGGCCGATCTACACCGCTGGCCGGGTCACGTGGCCCGAGCCGACGTGCCGCTGCCCGGGCGGAGGGGCGCGCTGGGTCCGGGTCAGCTGCGAGCCCGGGGCGGCCGCGAAGTTCCCACTCTGGGAGCCGCGCTGGCCCCCAAGCGCGGGAGCCGCCCACTGCCCGCCCGCCTCGCCGAAGGACGCCCGCCCTCTATATAGCACGCCCCCGCAGGGCTCGAGCCAGGCCGCTTGCCGCGACGTGGGCGCCGGAGAGCACAGCAAGCCTGAGtgccagccccccgcccccagcgccGCCGCCCCGACGGGTGTCCCCTGCTGCGGCCGCGAAGGCCAGACCATGAAGAAGGAGGtgttctcctctgccttcctcaagGCTGTGTTCGCCGAGTTCCTGGCTACCCTCATCTTCGTCTTCTGCGGCCTCGCCTCGGCCCTCTCGTGGCCGTCGGCGCTGCCCAGCGTCCTACAAATCTCCGTGGCCTTTGGCCTGGCCATAGGCACCCTGGTCCAGGCCCTGGGCCCCGTGAGCGGTGCCCACATCAACCCTGCCATCACACTGGCCCTCCTAGTGGGCAACCAGATCTCCTTGCTCCGGGCTGTCTTCTACGTGGTGGCCCAGCTGGTGGGCGCCATTGCCGGGGCCGGCATCCTCTATGGGCTGGCACCGAGCAATGCCCGGGGCAATCTGGCCGTCAACTCGGTGAGTGCCCGcgcggctgggggtggggcagggacccTGGGGTGGGCTCCAGACCTGGCCCCCAAACCCCATCTGCAGAATGGGTGCCACAGAGTGGGCCACTGCACACTCGCCAGAAAGGCCATAGCCTCCTAAGGCCAGGAAGATGAATCTCCGATGTGGTGTGTGCTCCTCAGCCCACTGCTCTGGTTGATACCCACCTCTTCTGCCTGCTCCCCTCATGCTGCCATATCCCAGCTTCTCtcctgctgcctgctgcccctcTTTTCTGCAGAAAATGTCTGTCTCTTCTGTCTTACCTCTGAGTTCTTCCATCCTCTTGAGTGCCTCACTGCTCCCCTCAGGGGAGTGGTCTCATGGAACCATAGGTCTCTGATGGTTGTGATCCTGCCTTTAGTGACCACAGCCTCTTTGGGtctcattttcttattctcattACATGGGAATGAGCATAACCCACCACAGCAGGAGCAGGGCGACTGCATTTAGAAACCATGATTGGGAACCCCCTAACGTGGTACCAGTGCCTATGGTCTCTGCTGAGTATTGTTTCCCACTCCTGGCCCCCTACTGCTTCCTCCTCCCGCTGCCCCAGATTCAGCACCCATGTCTCATGCAAACTGGGTTCATTAATCAAACACAGAGGAGGATTTTCTCAGCCATTGTCAAGCTGTGAGTCAGCCCCACCGGAGAGACGGGTTGAGGTTGGCACTGGCAATGGATCAGGCACGGGCGGGAGGCGGGCTTGGGGGTGCAATAGGCAAACTGGGCAGCTGCCCGCAGGAGGGAGGGTAAATGCCAGCTTACAGGGTTGGGGACTGGGCAGAACCAGTGAAAGGCCTGTGTCCAGGAACAGCTCCCCTCACACTTGCTGTTGGGCCTGCGCTCCAAACTTTGCTCCCACTGTGAAGTATGTAGTCTCTTCGGCAAATGATCTCCCTGATGTGACGGGGCTTGGCTTCCAGCAGCTTGGGCTCCGAGTGTCCCTGGAGATCAGAAGTCCTGTCCGCCCAACCTCTGGCCATAGAGCCAGCAGAAGGTGAGGTTCCTAACGCACCCTCCCCTTGCAGCTCAACAACAACATAACTCCGGGCCAGGCCGTGGTGGTGGAGCTGATTCTGACCTTCCAGCTGGCACTCTGCATCTTCTCCTCCACCGACACCCGCCGCACCAGCCCTGTGGGATCCCCGGCCCTGTCCATTGGTCTGTCCGTTGTACTGGGCCACCTTGTGGGGGTGAGCAGTACTGCCACTTGGCCCCTCAGGGCAAATAGTAGGCCCCTAGAGCAGCTCCTTCTGGACCGTGAGCCCCGCAGTTCAGGCCTGAAGTGGGGCTGCTGTACTCTGGCCCAGACTTGATCCCCTCAAACCTTCTCTAGTCTGAGGAAAGATGGAGTGAGTGGGAGTTGGCGTAGGGGCAGGAAACCAAGCCCAAGATTAGGACAGAGAGGAGAGTAGGGGTGCATAGGGACTTGTGGAGGGAGAGGTCACCAGTCTAGGAATTGGGAGATGAGTTGGAGACCTGGCTGAGCCCCTGATCTTCTGGTGGACCCTGGGAGAGTCCTGTGGGAGTGGACAAGCACAATGCCTTCCTCACCGCCTCCCTCTCTCTATCCAGATATACTTCACCGGCTGCTCCATGAATCCAGCCCGCTCTTTCGGTCCTGCAGTAATTATGAAGCGGTTCAGTCCCTTGCACTGGGTGAGTCTGGGtcctcccctggctccctggcAGTAGGGGCCTGGAGACCTGGCCATGGCAACTGACAGCTAATAGGACTTTCTGGATGCTGGAGCTTGGGGGTGGGCCCTGGGAGCAgtggctggagagagaaggggacatAGCAAGGGATGAGATGCAGCCAGAACAAGGGCAGGGGTAGGTTTACGTGGTAGGAGACCCTGGTTGTGGGGGTAGGGGCTTCGTGTGTCTGTTCTTCTAGGCGAGGGAAAGGGAATCTGTCCTTCTGTGTTGATCTCTGAGGACTTTGTTTTTATCCTTCTGGGGGCAGGGTCTGTGTCTGTCATCtctgatgttttatttatctgtccCTAttgaaggggtggggagagcctTCCTGTGGGTCTGTCCTTCTGGACAAACTGTCACCTCCTTTGAGAGCTCATGGCTTCTCTCCAGTTTGTCTCTGTCCCTGAGTGCGAGAGATGTTCCGTTTGTCTCTCTGAGATTCTCCACATCTATTCCCTCCGAaggttcatttctctctctttaggGTGGGGTTGGTGGGGCCCTGTCCCTCTGGGGATCTGTCTGTATCCTTTGAGGATCTGGGTGTCTGTGGTCCATGTCCCTGTCATTGGGGAGTGGGGTTTCAGTCTGTCTGTCCCTGAAGTGGGAAGAAGTCTTTCCTTCTGGAAGTCTGTATGTCCATCTCCTCCGAGAGCCCATGGTTCTGTCCTCTGAAGGAGGGGGGGCTTGTTCTCTAAGGCCTGGGGCTCAGCCCCCTGACTCCGCGCTGTCTCTACCAGGTGTTCTGGGTGGGGCCCATCGTGGGGGCTATCCTGGCTGCCGTCCTCTACTTCTACCTGCTCTTCCCCAACTCCCTGAGCCTGACTGAGCGTGTGGCCATCGTCAAGGGCACGTATGAGCCCGAGGAGGACTGGGAGGAACATCAGGAGGAGCGGAAGAAGACCATGGAGCTGACTGCCCACTGACCAGCGTCACCTGGGGGCCAGCCTCTCAGCCCTGAATTgcaggggaaaagggaaaatatatgaCAGCAAAGCTTCCTTTCCACATGGCTGGGtcctctgggctggggaggaggtgctGACTCCCCAGGCTGCACAGTTAGAGTTGGGAGCAGAAATACATGACGGGACTCTTGGGGTGGGGGACGGGGTCTGGGGTCTGGTGGGAAGGGGTCTCTCTGGGACAGGGCAGTGAGATCAGAGCTCAGAGATCATGAATGCAGTGCCAAGCTGGCTGGCTGCCCCAGGGTCAGGCCAGGAAGGGGTGGCCAGTGGTCTGTATCCCTTCCCCTTCCGCCACCCTCCTCAAGAGCCAGGGGAATCCCAGCCACTGTGTCGGCAGAGGCTGACCCTCCCCAGAGCTTTTTAGGAGGGAAGCAGACTGGTTCATTAAATGccgttttatttatttctgctcaaGGATGCATGGGGTAGGGCTGCTGGTGTTTGGGGTCGGGGCTTCCCAATAAACCACTGACATTCATGTTTGGCCTCATCGCTCCCCAGAAGCCTCCTCCTGGGACACTCTGGCTCATCACCTCTCCTCTTCATCACCCACACCCTCCTCCACAGTTTCCACAATCCTCTGTGAAGAGACAGGGAAGCTGAGGCTAGGAGAGGCTTAAAGAGCCATAGACATGCGgttgggaggagagaaagagaccaAAGGTAGAAGCAGAACTAGAGGTCAGGAAGGGGCGGTGGCCGCAGAGAAGGAAGGTCCTCAGCAAGTCGCCCTTCtgctcacccctccctcctcagctaTGTCAAGTCCCTGCCACTTGAGGAGAACCTGGCACCAGTGCTAGGGTGTGCTGGGCAGGGTGGAGGAGAAGTGAACCGGCCAGCAGCCCCTTGAGATGCCAAGGAGGTGACCAGCCAAGTCTGTCATCAGGGAGGAGGCACAGTCCTGGactcccctctctgccctgctgtGTTCCAAAAACATGCCACGTTGGAGCCTGTGCTCAGAGGGAGAagccccctgccctcacccccacccataAGCCATTCCTGGCCCAACTCTTTTCAGGggctcctctcccccacctccactggcCAGGGTTCCCACCTTCTCTAGGCCTAtagctctgccctcatgacctgaCTGTCCCCCTGCCACTGACCCTCCTTAGGAAACCTCTTTAAACTCGCTGAGCCTCTGTCTCTTAAGCTGTAAAGTCAGGATAAAAACTGTTtccctcacagggttgttatgggGTCAGATGAAAGTTGGGAGGGAGATTCCCAGGACTGCACTGCTCTCTGTGGGGAAGGGGTCAGATGGCAGCTCAGGACATATCAGACTTACAGAGTCTGGCTTGGAGGTCAAATCTGGCTGTGCGATTCAGGGTAACATAAACTCTCTGAGTTTTAATGACCTCTTCTATAAAGTGGGGGTGCTTGTACCCACTTCCTGGATTGTGGTGAGGATACAATAAGACAGTGGATGGAAGAGAAAAGCTTGTGCAAACATGGCCAGGTGCGCCAGAGCATGAGCTCAATTCGCTAGTTTGAGGGGAATCCAGCACGTACACATCTGGGACCTCAGCCACACCCCAGTTCTGGGACTCCCTCTCCTGAGAGTTTGAACTTgacctccccttctccctggagTGCGAGCCTctccatgttgttttcatttttgtttcagaagAGAAGGGGGCCAGTAGGGCCAGGAGATGGTCTGAGAAGGGGTGGGAGAAGCTATGGATGGTGGCTGGCAAGGGTCAGCCCCTCcgggagggagtgaggaggggcagACTCCCTAGAACTCCTGCAAACTTGAGTTCAGTGTCTGTAAATGGGAGCTGCAGctggccctgccctgtcctgcctgcctcACGGCCCACTTACAGTTAACATCGAATGGCAGAACCTCAGGGCCCCAGTAAAGGATCAGTTCCCCCAGCCActgcctccacccctgcccctaccCAAGAGCCTAGCGCAAGTGCCAGCTCTGACCAGCAGGGGGGGACCTCGTCCACCAAATCCACCGCTGCGGTGCTTCCTCTTCCCCAAGTCTCCAGTCTGGTCACCAGTCAGATGGGggcgtggagggtggggagacaaGGGGAGTCTCTCAGGAGTGGGTCCCCTGGGACACCAAGAAGCAGCTACCCCTACTCCACCACACCCCTCTGTCTGGGAGTGGGTGCAGAAGAGAGGAgatcctttcctcctctccccactccccctctgCCCAGGGGCTGCCAGTTTTCACCAGGTAGGAGAGTGGACAAGGTGACATGATAGATGGAGGAGAACTATGGATTTAAGGACAGAGAACAGACAGATGGTTTGCTGTCTATATGGAtggacaggaggaggaagaggggttgCTGGGAGGGTCAGCTCTCTCAGCCCCaatctgagcctcagcttcctcctccatCAGCTGTGGATGAGAGCATCAGACCTTCTCACCCTTCCACACACGACTCAGGTGAGGCACAGCCCTGACTGGAAGGCTAGCCTCTCCATCCAGCCCAGCAACTTGGTTCCTTTCTCGGACAGGCCCAAGGGGAGCATAATCCAATGAACGGTGGGTGTCTGGGGGACAGACTCTCAGGGTCGGGTGGGGCATCCAGTCCGAGGGAGGTACAGGCGGGCCGGAGGGCGAGGGTCTGCCTAGGGCTTGGGGCTGACCGGGTGCGGCAGTTGGGGCTGtttggccagcagagggcgccgTGCTCCCTGGTGTCGGATCCTCCCCGCGAGGCCCCGCTCCGGGCGGCAAAGACCTGCGCACACACGAGACCGCACTCGCTGAGCCCACTCTACACTGCCCTTAGGATAGACCCAGAGGGCTGCGTCTTCTCGGCATAGACTGCTCACTCCACGTGTGTGCAGAGCCTCATCATCTGTCCCCCATTCTCTCTCACGCGGCCCTGGGGACCAGACCTGGGTGTCTGGCTCCATGTGTTCCCAGAGAGGCACACGTATGTGTCACATCCAAGTACACACATGCTCAGTCACCCCTCTGACCCTCTGTTCCACTGAAGACAGAACTCAGGAAGAGCTTTGATCCTCCTGTAGGagccttcccccctccccctccgcctGTGCCCAGAAGCTGCCAGTTTTCACCAGGTAGGAAGATGAACATGTGATGtgatggagagatggaggaggactAGGGGTAAAGGCAGAGAGTAGACCAGGGGTTGGCTGT
This sequence is a window from Camelus ferus isolate YT-003-E chromosome 12, BCGSAC_Cfer_1.0, whole genome shotgun sequence. Protein-coding genes within it:
- the LOC106728783 gene encoding aquaporin-5 isoform X2, whose translation is MRGSQAAGPIYTAGRVTWPEPTCRCPGGGARWVRVSCEPGAAAKFPLWEPRWPPSAGAAHCPPASPKDARPLYSTPPQGSSQAACRDVGAGEHSKPECQPPAPSAAAPTGVPCCGREGQTMKKEVFSSAFLKAVFAEFLATLIFVFCGLASALSWPSALPSVLQISVAFGLAIGTLVQALGPVSGAHINPAITLALLVGNQISLLRAVFYVVAQLVGAIAGAGILYGLAPSNARGNLAVNSLNNNITPGQAVVVELILTFQLALCIFSSTDTRRTSPVGSPALSIDILHRLLHESSPLFRSCSNYEAVQSLALGVLGGAHRGGYPGCRPLLLPALPQLPEPD
- the LOC106728783 gene encoding aquaporin-5 isoform X1, with the protein product MRGSQAAGPIYTAGRVTWPEPTCRCPGGGARWVRVSCEPGAAAKFPLWEPRWPPSAGAAHCPPASPKDARPLYSTPPQGSSQAACRDVGAGEHSKPECQPPAPSAAAPTGVPCCGREGQTMKKEVFSSAFLKAVFAEFLATLIFVFCGLASALSWPSALPSVLQISVAFGLAIGTLVQALGPVSGAHINPAITLALLVGNQISLLRAVFYVVAQLVGAIAGAGILYGLAPSNARGNLAVNSLNNNITPGQAVVVELILTFQLALCIFSSTDTRRTSPVGSPALSIGLSVVLGHLVGIYFTGCSMNPARSFGPAVIMKRFSPLHWVFWVGPIVGAILAAVLYFYLLFPNSLSLTERVAIVKGTYEPEEDWEEHQEERKKTMELTAH